From Oncorhynchus keta strain PuntledgeMale-10-30-2019 chromosome 25, Oket_V2, whole genome shotgun sequence, one genomic window encodes:
- the LOC118358506 gene encoding tumor necrosis factor receptor superfamily member 10A-like isoform X4 yields the protein MVLSTPLLSMSYIHLMVVLIWALNPMAAAQSGLELTQTGGSVRNRKQRDISCRENLEYPHDNICCLNCPAGKYVKAYCTGTLEKGTCEDCDLDTYTEHDNGLPQCLKCTKCRSDQVTTKTCTITQNTECQCKPGYFCAPDQACEVCKKCSRCKNNEVRVKNCTTTSNTVCETRLPTSSTISVVIVVAVLGITAALAGVYWMRRKLFKRTDTQNNTSGTLKVVVDDQNNRSIEERQNNQNAVLDDTQLYPLLEQTQAVGAKASEDEDNGLGDSLPNTTNSSQSSLSALPSAPLPRSSPLPSPSAKRQPGSSAGENVLIKLVPLNGDESLKKSFELFEELDVHYHNRFFRHIGLTDNAIKSSAHLHPEDRVYELLKVWLEKVGMDADMNDLIKALLYFGQRLSAENIISKAIENGYYEYAEN from the exons ATGGTTCTCTCAACGCCACTTTTGAGTATGAGCTATATACATTTGATG GTTGTCCTCATCTGGGCCCTCAACCCCATGGCAGCAGCTCAATCTGGCCTTGAGTTGACACAGACAGGAGGCAGCGTCAGGAACAGGAAACAGCGGGACATCTCATGCAGGGAAAACCTGGAGTACCCACATGACAACATCTGCTGTTTGAATTGCCCAGCTG GTAAATATGTCAAAGCGTACTGCACGGGTACCTTGGAGAAAGGAACATGTGAGGACTGTGACCTCGACACATACACAGAGCATGATAACGGACTGCCACAGTGCTTAAAGTGCACTAAGTGTCGCTCAG ATCAGGTAACCACAAAGACATGCACCATCACTCAGAACACAGAGTGCCAGTGTAAACCAGGGTATTTCTGTGCCCCTGACCAAGCCTGTGAGGTGTGCAAAAAGTGCTCAAG aTGTAAAAACAATGAGGTGAGGGTGAAGAACTGCACCACTACGTCCAACACGGTCTGTGAGACCAGACTACCCACATCCAGCACCATCTCAG TTGTGATCGTGGTGGCAGTACTGGGTATCACTGCTGCACTTGCCGGTGTCTATTGGATGAGGCGAAAGCTCTTTAAAAGGACAG ACACCCAGAATAATACCAGTGGGACGCTAAAAGTTGTGGTG GATGATCAAAATAACAGGTCAATTGAGGAGAGGCAGAACAACCAGAATGCTGTGCTGGATGACACACAGCTCTATCCCTTGCTGGAGCAGACCCAGGCGGTGGGTGCCAAAGCCTCAGAGGATGAGGACAATGGACTGGGTGACAGTCTCCCCAACACCACCAACTCCTCCCAGTCCAGTCTGTCTGCACTACCCTCAGCCCCCCTCCCCAGATCCTCCCCGCTTCCCAGCCCTTCGGCCAAGAGGCAGCCTGGCTCTTCTGCTGGG gaAAATGTCCTCATAAAACTGGTTCCTTTGAATG GTGATGAGTCCTTGAAGAAAAGTTTTGAACTTTTTGAAGAGCTGGATGTTCACTACCATAACAGATTCTTCAGGCACATCGGACTCACTGACAATGCTATAAAAAGCTCTGCGCACCTTCATCCTGAAGATCGAGTCTATGAACTGTTGAAAGTATGGTTGGAGAAGGTGGGCATGGACGCTGACATGAATGACCTAATCAAAGCGTTACTTTATTTTGGCCAAAGGTTATCAGCAGAAAATATTATTTCAAAAGCCATTGAAAATGGTTATTATGAATATGCAGAAAATTAA
- the LOC118358506 gene encoding tumor necrosis factor receptor superfamily member 10A-like isoform X3 yields MVLSTPLLSMSYIHLMVVLIWALNPMAAAQSGLELTQTGGSVRNRKQRDISCRENLEYPHDNICCLNCPAGKYVKAYCTGTLEKGTCEDCDLDTYTEHDNGLPQCLKCTKCRSDQVTTKTCTITQNTECQCKPGYFCAPDQACEVCKKCSRCKNNEVRVKNCTTTSNTVCETRLPTSSTISVVVIVVAVLGITAALAGVYWMRRKLFKRTDTQNNTSGTLKVVVDDQNNRSIEERQNNQNAVLDDTQLYPLLEQTQAVGAKASEDEDNGLGDSLPNTTNSSQSSLSALPSAPLPRSSPLPSPSAKRQPGSSAGENVLIKLVPLNGDESLKKSFELFEELDVHYHNRFFRHIGLTDNAIKSSAHLHPEDRVYELLKVWLEKVGMDADMNDLIKALLYFGQRLSAENIISKAIENGYYEYAEN; encoded by the exons ATGGTTCTCTCAACGCCACTTTTGAGTATGAGCTATATACATTTGATG GTTGTCCTCATCTGGGCCCTCAACCCCATGGCAGCAGCTCAATCTGGCCTTGAGTTGACACAGACAGGAGGCAGCGTCAGGAACAGGAAACAGCGGGACATCTCATGCAGGGAAAACCTGGAGTACCCACATGACAACATCTGCTGTTTGAATTGCCCAGCTG GTAAATATGTCAAAGCGTACTGCACGGGTACCTTGGAGAAAGGAACATGTGAGGACTGTGACCTCGACACATACACAGAGCATGATAACGGACTGCCACAGTGCTTAAAGTGCACTAAGTGTCGCTCAG ATCAGGTAACCACAAAGACATGCACCATCACTCAGAACACAGAGTGCCAGTGTAAACCAGGGTATTTCTGTGCCCCTGACCAAGCCTGTGAGGTGTGCAAAAAGTGCTCAAG aTGTAAAAACAATGAGGTGAGGGTGAAGAACTGCACCACTACGTCCAACACGGTCTGTGAGACCAGACTACCCACATCCAGCACCATCTCAG TAGTTGTGATCGTGGTGGCAGTACTGGGTATCACTGCTGCACTTGCCGGTGTCTATTGGATGAGGCGAAAGCTCTTTAAAAGGACAG ACACCCAGAATAATACCAGTGGGACGCTAAAAGTTGTGGTG GATGATCAAAATAACAGGTCAATTGAGGAGAGGCAGAACAACCAGAATGCTGTGCTGGATGACACACAGCTCTATCCCTTGCTGGAGCAGACCCAGGCGGTGGGTGCCAAAGCCTCAGAGGATGAGGACAATGGACTGGGTGACAGTCTCCCCAACACCACCAACTCCTCCCAGTCCAGTCTGTCTGCACTACCCTCAGCCCCCCTCCCCAGATCCTCCCCGCTTCCCAGCCCTTCGGCCAAGAGGCAGCCTGGCTCTTCTGCTGGG gaAAATGTCCTCATAAAACTGGTTCCTTTGAATG GTGATGAGTCCTTGAAGAAAAGTTTTGAACTTTTTGAAGAGCTGGATGTTCACTACCATAACAGATTCTTCAGGCACATCGGACTCACTGACAATGCTATAAAAAGCTCTGCGCACCTTCATCCTGAAGATCGAGTCTATGAACTGTTGAAAGTATGGTTGGAGAAGGTGGGCATGGACGCTGACATGAATGACCTAATCAAAGCGTTACTTTATTTTGGCCAAAGGTTATCAGCAGAAAATATTATTTCAAAAGCCATTGAAAATGGTTATTATGAATATGCAGAAAATTAA
- the LOC118358506 gene encoding tumor necrosis factor receptor superfamily member 10A-like isoform X2 gives MVLSTPLLSMSYIHLMVVLIWALNPMAAAQSGLELTQTGGSVRNRKQRDISCRENLEYPHDNICCLNCPAGKYVKAYCTGTLEKGTCEDCDLDTYTEHDNGLPQCLKCTKCRSDQVTTKTCTITQNTECQCKPGYFCAPDQACEVCKKCSRCKNNEVRVKNCTTTSNTVCETRLPTSSTISGKTPGPVVIVVAVLGITAALAGVYWMRRKLFKRTDTQNNTSGTLKVVVDDQNNRSIEERQNNQNAVLDDTQLYPLLEQTQAVGAKASEDEDNGLGDSLPNTTNSSQSSLSALPSAPLPRSSPLPSPSAKRQPGSSAGENVLIKLVPLNGDESLKKSFELFEELDVHYHNRFFRHIGLTDNAIKSSAHLHPEDRVYELLKVWLEKVGMDADMNDLIKALLYFGQRLSAENIISKAIENGYYEYAEN, from the exons ATGGTTCTCTCAACGCCACTTTTGAGTATGAGCTATATACATTTGATG GTTGTCCTCATCTGGGCCCTCAACCCCATGGCAGCAGCTCAATCTGGCCTTGAGTTGACACAGACAGGAGGCAGCGTCAGGAACAGGAAACAGCGGGACATCTCATGCAGGGAAAACCTGGAGTACCCACATGACAACATCTGCTGTTTGAATTGCCCAGCTG GTAAATATGTCAAAGCGTACTGCACGGGTACCTTGGAGAAAGGAACATGTGAGGACTGTGACCTCGACACATACACAGAGCATGATAACGGACTGCCACAGTGCTTAAAGTGCACTAAGTGTCGCTCAG ATCAGGTAACCACAAAGACATGCACCATCACTCAGAACACAGAGTGCCAGTGTAAACCAGGGTATTTCTGTGCCCCTGACCAAGCCTGTGAGGTGTGCAAAAAGTGCTCAAG aTGTAAAAACAATGAGGTGAGGGTGAAGAACTGCACCACTACGTCCAACACGGTCTGTGAGACCAGACTACCCACATCCAGCACCATCTCAGGTAAAACGCCAGGCCCAG TTGTGATCGTGGTGGCAGTACTGGGTATCACTGCTGCACTTGCCGGTGTCTATTGGATGAGGCGAAAGCTCTTTAAAAGGACAG ACACCCAGAATAATACCAGTGGGACGCTAAAAGTTGTGGTG GATGATCAAAATAACAGGTCAATTGAGGAGAGGCAGAACAACCAGAATGCTGTGCTGGATGACACACAGCTCTATCCCTTGCTGGAGCAGACCCAGGCGGTGGGTGCCAAAGCCTCAGAGGATGAGGACAATGGACTGGGTGACAGTCTCCCCAACACCACCAACTCCTCCCAGTCCAGTCTGTCTGCACTACCCTCAGCCCCCCTCCCCAGATCCTCCCCGCTTCCCAGCCCTTCGGCCAAGAGGCAGCCTGGCTCTTCTGCTGGG gaAAATGTCCTCATAAAACTGGTTCCTTTGAATG GTGATGAGTCCTTGAAGAAAAGTTTTGAACTTTTTGAAGAGCTGGATGTTCACTACCATAACAGATTCTTCAGGCACATCGGACTCACTGACAATGCTATAAAAAGCTCTGCGCACCTTCATCCTGAAGATCGAGTCTATGAACTGTTGAAAGTATGGTTGGAGAAGGTGGGCATGGACGCTGACATGAATGACCTAATCAAAGCGTTACTTTATTTTGGCCAAAGGTTATCAGCAGAAAATATTATTTCAAAAGCCATTGAAAATGGTTATTATGAATATGCAGAAAATTAA
- the LOC118358506 gene encoding tumor necrosis factor receptor superfamily member 10B-like isoform X1 → MVLSTPLLSMSYIHLMVVLIWALNPMAAAQSGLELTQTGGSVRNRKQRDISCRENLEYPHDNICCLNCPAGKYVKAYCTGTLEKGTCEDCDLDTYTEHDNGLPQCLKCTKCRSDQVTTKTCTITQNTECQCKPGYFCAPDQACEVCKKCSRCKNNEVRVKNCTTTSNTVCETRLPTSSTISGKTPGPVVVIVVAVLGITAALAGVYWMRRKLFKRTDTQNNTSGTLKVVVDDQNNRSIEERQNNQNAVLDDTQLYPLLEQTQAVGAKASEDEDNGLGDSLPNTTNSSQSSLSALPSAPLPRSSPLPSPSAKRQPGSSAGENVLIKLVPLNGDESLKKSFELFEELDVHYHNRFFRHIGLTDNAIKSSAHLHPEDRVYELLKVWLEKVGMDADMNDLIKALLYFGQRLSAENIISKAIENGYYEYAEN, encoded by the exons ATGGTTCTCTCAACGCCACTTTTGAGTATGAGCTATATACATTTGATG GTTGTCCTCATCTGGGCCCTCAACCCCATGGCAGCAGCTCAATCTGGCCTTGAGTTGACACAGACAGGAGGCAGCGTCAGGAACAGGAAACAGCGGGACATCTCATGCAGGGAAAACCTGGAGTACCCACATGACAACATCTGCTGTTTGAATTGCCCAGCTG GTAAATATGTCAAAGCGTACTGCACGGGTACCTTGGAGAAAGGAACATGTGAGGACTGTGACCTCGACACATACACAGAGCATGATAACGGACTGCCACAGTGCTTAAAGTGCACTAAGTGTCGCTCAG ATCAGGTAACCACAAAGACATGCACCATCACTCAGAACACAGAGTGCCAGTGTAAACCAGGGTATTTCTGTGCCCCTGACCAAGCCTGTGAGGTGTGCAAAAAGTGCTCAAG aTGTAAAAACAATGAGGTGAGGGTGAAGAACTGCACCACTACGTCCAACACGGTCTGTGAGACCAGACTACCCACATCCAGCACCATCTCAGGTAAAACGCCAGGCCCAG TAGTTGTGATCGTGGTGGCAGTACTGGGTATCACTGCTGCACTTGCCGGTGTCTATTGGATGAGGCGAAAGCTCTTTAAAAGGACAG ACACCCAGAATAATACCAGTGGGACGCTAAAAGTTGTGGTG GATGATCAAAATAACAGGTCAATTGAGGAGAGGCAGAACAACCAGAATGCTGTGCTGGATGACACACAGCTCTATCCCTTGCTGGAGCAGACCCAGGCGGTGGGTGCCAAAGCCTCAGAGGATGAGGACAATGGACTGGGTGACAGTCTCCCCAACACCACCAACTCCTCCCAGTCCAGTCTGTCTGCACTACCCTCAGCCCCCCTCCCCAGATCCTCCCCGCTTCCCAGCCCTTCGGCCAAGAGGCAGCCTGGCTCTTCTGCTGGG gaAAATGTCCTCATAAAACTGGTTCCTTTGAATG GTGATGAGTCCTTGAAGAAAAGTTTTGAACTTTTTGAAGAGCTGGATGTTCACTACCATAACAGATTCTTCAGGCACATCGGACTCACTGACAATGCTATAAAAAGCTCTGCGCACCTTCATCCTGAAGATCGAGTCTATGAACTGTTGAAAGTATGGTTGGAGAAGGTGGGCATGGACGCTGACATGAATGACCTAATCAAAGCGTTACTTTATTTTGGCCAAAGGTTATCAGCAGAAAATATTATTTCAAAAGCCATTGAAAATGGTTATTATGAATATGCAGAAAATTAA
- the LOC118358506 gene encoding tumor necrosis factor receptor superfamily member 10B-like isoform X5, protein MVLSTPLLSMSYIHLMVVLIWALNPMAAAQSGLELTQTGGSVRNRKQRDISCRENLEYPHDNICCLNCPAGKYVKAYCTGTLEKGTCEDCDLDTYTEHDNGLPQCLKCTKCRSDQVTTKTCTITQNTECQCKPGYFCAPDQACEVCKKCSRCKNNEVRVKNCTTTSNTVCETRLPTSSTISGKTPGPVVVIVVAVLGITAALAGVYWMRRKLFKRTDTQNNTSGTLKVVVDDQNNRSIEERQNNQNAVLDDTQLYPLLEQTQAENVLIKLVPLNGDESLKKSFELFEELDVHYHNRFFRHIGLTDNAIKSSAHLHPEDRVYELLKVWLEKVGMDADMNDLIKALLYFGQRLSAENIISKAIENGYYEYAEN, encoded by the exons ATGGTTCTCTCAACGCCACTTTTGAGTATGAGCTATATACATTTGATG GTTGTCCTCATCTGGGCCCTCAACCCCATGGCAGCAGCTCAATCTGGCCTTGAGTTGACACAGACAGGAGGCAGCGTCAGGAACAGGAAACAGCGGGACATCTCATGCAGGGAAAACCTGGAGTACCCACATGACAACATCTGCTGTTTGAATTGCCCAGCTG GTAAATATGTCAAAGCGTACTGCACGGGTACCTTGGAGAAAGGAACATGTGAGGACTGTGACCTCGACACATACACAGAGCATGATAACGGACTGCCACAGTGCTTAAAGTGCACTAAGTGTCGCTCAG ATCAGGTAACCACAAAGACATGCACCATCACTCAGAACACAGAGTGCCAGTGTAAACCAGGGTATTTCTGTGCCCCTGACCAAGCCTGTGAGGTGTGCAAAAAGTGCTCAAG aTGTAAAAACAATGAGGTGAGGGTGAAGAACTGCACCACTACGTCCAACACGGTCTGTGAGACCAGACTACCCACATCCAGCACCATCTCAGGTAAAACGCCAGGCCCAG TAGTTGTGATCGTGGTGGCAGTACTGGGTATCACTGCTGCACTTGCCGGTGTCTATTGGATGAGGCGAAAGCTCTTTAAAAGGACAG ACACCCAGAATAATACCAGTGGGACGCTAAAAGTTGTGGTG GATGATCAAAATAACAGGTCAATTGAGGAGAGGCAGAACAACCAGAATGCTGTGCTGGATGACACACAGCTCTATCCCTTGCTGGAGCAGACCCAGGCG gaAAATGTCCTCATAAAACTGGTTCCTTTGAATG GTGATGAGTCCTTGAAGAAAAGTTTTGAACTTTTTGAAGAGCTGGATGTTCACTACCATAACAGATTCTTCAGGCACATCGGACTCACTGACAATGCTATAAAAAGCTCTGCGCACCTTCATCCTGAAGATCGAGTCTATGAACTGTTGAAAGTATGGTTGGAGAAGGTGGGCATGGACGCTGACATGAATGACCTAATCAAAGCGTTACTTTATTTTGGCCAAAGGTTATCAGCAGAAAATATTATTTCAAAAGCCATTGAAAATGGTTATTATGAATATGCAGAAAATTAA